One window of Chryseobacterium sp. JJR-5R genomic DNA carries:
- a CDS encoding Rrf2 family transcriptional regulator, which translates to MNNTRFATAVHIMTLLADSPQDWLTSEWMAGSININPVMVRKELSILREAGLVISRQGKEGGSRLSRDAEAVTIAEIYAAVKNTDVLGKKNRKPNPLCPVGKEINDHLNALFSETDQLVIKFLGNKTLKEFTDHFS; encoded by the coding sequence ATGAATAACACAAGATTTGCAACCGCAGTACATATCATGACGTTACTGGCAGACAGTCCGCAGGATTGGCTTACATCCGAATGGATGGCAGGCAGCATTAACATCAATCCTGTAATGGTCCGTAAAGAGCTGAGTATTCTGAGGGAAGCAGGTCTGGTAATCAGCCGGCAGGGAAAAGAGGGTGGAAGCCGGCTGTCCAGAGATGCGGAAGCTGTTACCATTGCGGAGATTTACGCTGCAGTGAAGAACACGGATGTCTTAGGTAAAAAGAACCGAAAGCCCAATCCGCTTTGTCCTGTTGGAAAAGAAATCAATGATCATTTAAATGCCCTGTTTTCAGAAACAGATCAGCTGGTTATAAAATTTCTGGGAAATAAAACCCTTAAAGAATTTACAGATCATTTCAGTTAA
- a CDS encoding glucose 1-dehydrogenase yields MEISLQNQVAVVTGSSSGIGAGIVKSLASAGATVVVNHSSERSAGEAEAILKEITEAGGKGIVCQCDVSKEDQVVKMFQDVVSQLGTVDILVNNAGVQKDAKFTEMTLDQWNTVIGINLTGQFLCSREAIKEFLRRGIDPSRSVACGKIIHISSVHEIIPWAGHANYAASKGAIRMLMQTLAQEYGADKIRVNSICPGAIQTPINKDAWSTPDALNSLMNLVPYNRIGQPQDIGNLAVFLASDLADYITGASMFVDGGMTTFESFSTGG; encoded by the coding sequence ATGGAAATCTCTCTTCAAAATCAGGTGGCGGTAGTTACAGGAAGCTCCAGCGGAATCGGGGCCGGAATCGTAAAATCTTTGGCATCAGCCGGGGCAACCGTTGTCGTTAACCATTCTTCCGAAAGGTCGGCCGGCGAAGCTGAAGCCATTCTCAAAGAAATCACCGAAGCAGGCGGAAAAGGAATTGTCTGTCAGTGTGATGTTTCCAAAGAAGACCAGGTAGTAAAAATGTTTCAGGACGTGGTTTCACAACTCGGCACTGTAGATATCCTGGTTAATAATGCAGGCGTTCAGAAAGATGCTAAATTTACTGAAATGACCCTCGACCAGTGGAACACTGTGATCGGCATTAACCTTACCGGCCAGTTTCTCTGTTCCAGAGAGGCCATTAAAGAATTTCTCCGCCGCGGGATTGATCCTTCACGCTCCGTTGCCTGCGGAAAAATCATCCACATCAGTTCGGTCCATGAAATTATTCCATGGGCAGGGCATGCCAACTACGCCGCGAGCAAGGGTGCCATCAGAATGCTGATGCAGACGCTGGCCCAGGAATATGGGGCTGATAAGATCCGCGTGAATTCCATCTGTCCAGGTGCGATTCAGACACCGATTAATAAAGATGCCTGGAGCACTCCCGATGCATTAAACTCCCTGATGAATCTGGTTCCTTACAACAGGATCGGACAGCCGCAGGATATCGGCAACCTTGCTGTTTTTTTGGCAAGTGACCTGGCAGATTATATTACCGGAGCCAGTATGTTCGTTGACGGCGGAATGACTACTTTTGAAAGCTTCTCAACGGGAGGATAA
- a CDS encoding M23 family metallopeptidase, whose product MKNFLSSRRNINILLGGLLSVVFAQGMFIARLYSEKDDKNYEVNLVKINTEKDSVDYLKMKTDLTLVDQTVTELNSFLRSKDVPIERLTILSKDSISNSIYLARQANRYSQYLMDLQKKLMQVPLGMPTEGYISSNFGIRKNPIPFKTVFASVKSAPGNMPKPAAAPAAPEVKAEPVERIIEVTDSYGEKRQVKVMVTPKAAPSAPAATASAKNTAGSNTEKPTEKNNPPAEADQMQFHKGLDIAVPFGSDVVATAAGTVIFSGQKGGYGNCVIVSHGNGLATLYGHLSQLVAKANDKVKVGQVIAKSGNSGRSTGPHLHYEVHKNNTPVNPKLFMNL is encoded by the coding sequence ATGAAGAACTTTCTAAGCAGCAGAAGGAACATAAACATCCTTTTGGGAGGGCTTTTATCAGTGGTTTTTGCACAGGGCATGTTCATTGCCAGACTGTATTCTGAAAAAGACGACAAAAATTATGAAGTAAATCTTGTTAAAATAAATACTGAAAAAGACAGTGTTGATTACCTGAAAATGAAAACAGATCTCACTTTGGTAGATCAGACTGTTACAGAACTGAATTCTTTCCTGAGGTCTAAGGATGTACCCATTGAAAGACTGACAATTCTGAGTAAAGACAGCATTTCCAATTCCATTTATCTGGCCAGACAGGCCAACCGGTACAGCCAGTACCTGATGGATCTTCAAAAGAAACTGATGCAGGTTCCTTTGGGAATGCCTACTGAAGGATACATTTCATCGAATTTCGGGATCAGAAAGAACCCGATCCCTTTTAAAACCGTTTTTGCCTCTGTGAAGTCCGCTCCGGGCAATATGCCGAAACCTGCCGCGGCCCCTGCTGCTCCGGAAGTAAAGGCTGAACCGGTAGAAAGAATTATTGAAGTTACCGACAGCTACGGAGAAAAAAGGCAGGTAAAGGTGATGGTAACACCGAAAGCCGCTCCTTCGGCTCCGGCAGCCACTGCATCAGCAAAAAATACAGCAGGCAGCAACACGGAAAAACCGACAGAAAAGAACAATCCACCGGCGGAAGCAGACCAGATGCAGTTTCATAAAGGACTGGATATCGCAGTACCGTTCGGTTCTGACGTGGTGGCAACGGCTGCCGGGACGGTTATTTTCTCAGGGCAGAAAGGCGGTTACGGGAACTGTGTGATCGTATCCCACGGCAACGGGCTTGCAACGCTTTACGGGCATTTGTCCCAGCTGGTAGCTAAAGCAAATGACAAGGTAAAAGTGGGGCAGGTAATTGCCAAATCAGGAAATTCCGGCCGCTCTACCGGCCCGCACCTTCATTATGAGGTGCATAAGAACAATACGCCTGTAAACCCGAAGCTGTTCATGAATTTATAA
- a CDS encoding helix-turn-helix domain-containing protein produces the protein MSELKKIREEQNLTQEELAGKSGISVRTIQRIEAGADPKGYTLKNLASSLNITEKELLARDIQAEIKIQAEEPFFTGEKEESVNYTWVKMINISSLPFAWLPVANFLLPLLVMFFTKQNSSIAKQIISLQIFLAVISPVIFMIVALLKLGSKAVLMTMILLTLSNIYIILRNAYEIDRKQKLFYKLNFSII, from the coding sequence ATGTCAGAATTAAAAAAAATCAGGGAAGAACAGAACCTCACGCAGGAAGAACTGGCCGGAAAGTCAGGCATTTCCGTCAGGACCATTCAAAGGATCGAAGCAGGAGCCGATCCTAAGGGTTATACGCTTAAAAATTTGGCCTCAAGCCTTAACATCACTGAAAAAGAGCTATTGGCTCGGGACATTCAGGCAGAGATAAAAATACAGGCTGAAGAACCTTTTTTTACAGGAGAAAAAGAAGAATCCGTTAATTATACCTGGGTTAAAATGATCAATATTTCTTCACTTCCTTTCGCATGGTTACCGGTTGCTAATTTCCTGCTGCCGTTATTGGTGATGTTTTTCACAAAACAGAACTCTTCAATAGCCAAACAGATTATTTCCCTCCAGATATTCCTGGCCGTCATTTCGCCCGTTATTTTTATGATTGTCGCTCTTCTTAAGCTTGGGTCTAAGGCTGTCCTCATGACCATGATCCTGCTCACCCTTTCCAATATATACATCATCCTGAGAAATGCGTATGAAATTGACCGGAAACAAAAACTTTTCTATAAGCTGAATTTCAGTATTATATAA
- a CDS encoding serine hydrolase, producing MTKRTCISIFIFFLFIGSLKAQIDKNSPLFTELKKQDSLFFERGFNNCDMSYLEKSVAGDLKFYHDKGGFQDKQLFLERTRQNICSNPDQKPIRKVVENSLEVFPLYNNGNLYGAIQSGEHRFYIREKNKEDVLGGQARFTTVWLKKDGNWMMSDVLSYDHQQPGKAQITDPIEQLMKNNRIPTLGLGIIEGGKLTQVKVYGTLDGKTAAPYNSLFNVASLTKPVTALVALRLVSLGKWSLDEPLYHYWTDPDLAKDVRHKKLTTRLVLSHQTGFPNWRWQRKDNKLSFEADPGTRYQYSGEGFEYLRKAIEKKFRKSLEQLAKELIFRPLDMGDTSYIWNEQKDSERMVTGYDKNGNPYGNVKNKTVNAADDLITSVEDYGKFLVAVLNDSLLSPAVFEDVKTRQVKIKNDKYFGLGFEIYDLGNNDIALSHGGLDKGVNTISFLLPKTKQGLVIFTNVENGYTIYEALINQYFGGAGKKIVEIETR from the coding sequence ATGACAAAACGTACCTGCATCAGCATCTTTATTTTCTTTCTTTTCATCGGGAGCCTGAAAGCCCAGATCGATAAAAATTCACCTTTATTTACAGAACTGAAGAAACAGGACAGCCTCTTTTTTGAGCGCGGATTCAATAACTGTGATATGTCCTACCTGGAAAAATCAGTAGCCGGAGATCTTAAGTTTTACCATGACAAAGGCGGTTTTCAGGATAAACAACTATTTCTAGAAAGAACAAGACAGAATATCTGTTCCAATCCTGACCAGAAGCCTATCCGTAAAGTAGTAGAAAACAGCCTGGAGGTTTTTCCTCTGTATAATAACGGGAATCTGTATGGTGCGATACAGTCCGGGGAACACCGTTTTTATATCCGGGAAAAGAATAAAGAAGATGTGCTGGGAGGCCAGGCAAGGTTCACGACGGTCTGGTTGAAAAAGGACGGAAACTGGATGATGAGTGATGTCCTGAGCTATGATCATCAACAGCCGGGTAAGGCACAGATTACAGATCCTATTGAACAATTGATGAAAAACAACCGTATTCCGACTTTAGGATTGGGCATTATAGAAGGTGGAAAACTGACACAGGTAAAAGTATACGGAACGCTTGACGGCAAAACGGCCGCACCTTACAACAGTCTTTTTAATGTTGCATCTTTGACGAAACCGGTAACCGCACTGGTTGCTTTGCGGCTGGTAAGCCTTGGGAAATGGAGCCTTGATGAGCCGCTTTATCACTATTGGACAGACCCTGATCTTGCAAAGGACGTCCGGCATAAAAAATTAACGACCCGATTGGTGTTAAGCCATCAGACCGGTTTCCCGAACTGGAGATGGCAGCGCAAAGATAATAAGTTAAGCTTTGAAGCTGATCCCGGAACGCGCTACCAGTATTCAGGAGAGGGCTTTGAATACCTGCGGAAAGCGATTGAGAAAAAGTTCCGTAAAAGTCTGGAACAGCTGGCAAAAGAACTTATATTCCGGCCTCTGGATATGGGCGACACCAGTTATATCTGGAACGAGCAAAAAGATTCGGAAAGAATGGTTACAGGTTACGATAAAAATGGGAACCCTTACGGAAACGTAAAAAATAAAACAGTGAATGCAGCGGATGATCTCATCACTTCTGTAGAAGATTACGGTAAATTTTTAGTGGCTGTACTGAATGACAGTCTGCTGTCACCCGCTGTTTTTGAAGATGTGAAAACCAGGCAGGTTAAAATCAAAAACGATAAATATTTCGGACTCGGTTTTGAAATCTATGACCTGGGAAACAATGATATCGCCCTTTCACACGGCGGTTTAGATAAAGGTGTCAATACCATTTCTTTCCTGTTGCCCAAAACAAAACAGGGCCTTGTCATTTTCACCAATGTCGAAAACGGATATACCATTTATGAAGCCCTGATCAATCAATACTTTGGCGGGGCCGGAAAAAAGATTGTAGAAATAGAAACCAGGTAA
- a CDS encoding GNAT family N-acetyltransferase gives MVSLQFYNESDFAGVNYTLDHIQAAYTSTAALALNRISERDTGLEFAVTVFSNENPAGFFTLDFGDDKLDATGNPDSVLLRSLSVNPEFQGKGVGRRIMLQVDGFIRENFKDCNEIVLAVNHDNSSAYELYLKAGYHNEGRTKTGRNGLQYLMYKKL, from the coding sequence ATGGTGAGCCTGCAGTTTTATAACGAAAGCGATTTTGCCGGAGTAAACTATACGCTGGATCATATCCAGGCGGCATATACTTCCACTGCAGCACTGGCACTGAACAGAATCTCAGAAAGGGACACCGGTCTGGAATTTGCCGTTACCGTTTTCAGCAATGAAAATCCTGCCGGGTTTTTTACCCTGGATTTCGGTGATGACAAGCTTGATGCAACAGGCAACCCGGATTCCGTATTGCTGCGGTCTCTGTCCGTTAACCCGGAATTTCAGGGGAAAGGAGTAGGGAGACGCATTATGTTGCAGGTAGACGGCTTTATTCGCGAAAATTTTAAAGACTGCAATGAAATTGTTTTGGCTGTAAACCATGATAACAGTTCCGCTTACGAATTGTACCTTAAAGCGGGATATCACAATGAAGGCCGGACCAAAACCGGCAGAAACGGGCTGCAATATCTGATGTATAAAAAACTTTAA
- a CDS encoding DUF1684 domain-containing protein: protein MKNHLFIFLLFPIIIFAQKASKEELEVKKFQKALNEEYLNPKETPLRGDHFTNFKAHPFFPVNLKYRVTAKLLKTERAEPFDLPTSSGKTKPYREYGKATFTLEGKPYTLTLYQSLDLIKQAKYRNYLFLPFRDLTSEKETYGGGKYLDLTIPKGNTIVLDFNKSYHPYCAYNAYDYNCPVVPEENRLPVEIRAGVKYEDIYH from the coding sequence ATGAAAAATCACCTGTTTATCTTTTTACTATTTCCGATAATAATCTTCGCACAGAAGGCTTCAAAAGAGGAGCTGGAAGTAAAAAAGTTTCAGAAAGCACTGAATGAAGAATACCTGAACCCGAAGGAAACGCCTTTGCGTGGAGATCATTTCACCAATTTCAAAGCACACCCGTTCTTTCCGGTTAATTTAAAGTACAGGGTTACGGCAAAACTCTTAAAAACAGAGCGTGCAGAACCTTTTGACCTTCCTACCTCATCCGGCAAAACAAAACCGTACCGGGAATACGGCAAGGCCACCTTTACTTTAGAGGGGAAACCCTATACGTTAACCCTGTACCAAAGCCTGGATTTGATAAAACAGGCAAAATACAGGAATTATCTTTTCCTCCCTTTCCGGGATCTGACCAGTGAAAAGGAAACCTACGGCGGAGGAAAGTACCTGGACCTTACCATCCCGAAAGGCAATACCATTGTGCTGGATTTTAATAAATCCTACCATCCGTACTGCGCCTATAATGCGTATGATTACAACTGCCCGGTTGTGCCTGAGGAAAACAGGCTGCCCGTGGAAATCCGTGCAGGCGTTAAATATGAAGATATTTATCATTAA
- a CDS encoding NAD(P)H-dependent glycerol-3-phosphate dehydrogenase: protein MAKKKTVTESKSNTKKSKNDVAVGVVGSGSFATAIVKMLVENCKVVHWCVRNEYVKGAIEQRGHNPTYLTAVNFNLKNLKLTTDINELVSACDTIVLATPSIYLSDMMGNMTCDYKDKIFVSAIKGIIPKVNDVVAHYLRDEFRIGFRNQAVIAGPCHAEEVAMERLSYLTVATVEESTSQKLVDIFNSDFIKMRSSKDILGNEYSAILKNIFAIGAGIASGLGYGDNFTAVFVSNAIREMETFLEAIYEAPRDVNESAYLGDLLVTAYSLFSRNRNLGNLIGKGYTVKSAIQSMNMVAEGYYAADSIYKTSKEKGLALPIIDTIYGILYEGKNAEKQFKKLTTKLN from the coding sequence ATGGCTAAAAAGAAAACGGTTACAGAATCTAAATCGAATACAAAAAAAAGCAAGAATGATGTTGCAGTAGGGGTTGTCGGAAGCGGGAGTTTTGCAACGGCTATTGTAAAAATGCTTGTTGAAAACTGTAAAGTGGTACATTGGTGCGTAAGAAACGAATACGTAAAAGGAGCCATTGAGCAGAGAGGCCATAATCCGACTTATCTTACGGCAGTGAATTTTAATCTTAAAAATTTAAAGCTTACCACCGATATCAATGAGCTGGTGTCTGCCTGTGACACCATTGTGCTGGCTACGCCGTCCATCTATCTTTCTGATATGATGGGTAATATGACCTGTGATTACAAAGACAAGATTTTCGTTTCTGCCATTAAAGGGATTATTCCCAAAGTAAATGATGTAGTGGCCCATTACCTGCGGGATGAATTCAGGATTGGGTTCAGGAACCAGGCAGTTATTGCCGGGCCTTGCCATGCCGAAGAAGTAGCCATGGAGCGGCTTTCGTACCTTACGGTTGCTACGGTAGAAGAATCAACCTCTCAGAAATTGGTAGATATATTCAATTCTGATTTCATCAAGATGCGTTCCAGCAAAGATATCTTAGGAAATGAGTACAGCGCAATCCTTAAAAATATTTTCGCCATCGGAGCCGGGATTGCCAGTGGCCTGGGATACGGGGACAACTTTACGGCCGTTTTCGTCTCAAATGCCATCCGGGAAATGGAGACCTTCCTTGAAGCCATCTATGAGGCACCGCGGGATGTGAATGAAAGTGCTTATTTAGGGGATTTACTCGTAACAGCGTATTCACTGTTCTCAAGAAACAGGAACCTCGGGAATCTGATCGGGAAAGGCTATACGGTAAAATCTGCAATCCAGTCTATGAACATGGTAGCAGAAGGATATTATGCAGCGGATTCTATTTATAAGACCTCCAAAGAGAAAGGGCTGGCCCTTCCGATCATTGATACCATTTACGGAATTCTGTATGAAGGGAAAAATGCAGAAAAGCAATTCAAAAAACTCACGACAAAACTAAATTAA
- a CDS encoding NAD(P)-dependent oxidoreductase has translation MKKVAVIGATGFVGTHVIKELSDRGYEVEAIVRDASKVQQNEKVTAKSVDVNHVEELAEALKGNDAVISTFNAGWTNPNLYDDFLNGSVNIEKAVEQSGVKRFITVGGAGSLFIDGKQLVDGPDFPADIKPGATAARDYLNRIKENNTLDWTFFSPAIEMHPGTAGVRTGSYRTALENPVFDENGRSVLSVEDVAVVLVDELEQNNHIRERFTAAY, from the coding sequence ATGAAAAAAGTAGCAGTAATCGGAGCCACAGGATTTGTGGGAACACATGTGATTAAAGAATTGTCAGACAGAGGATATGAAGTGGAAGCTATCGTAAGAGATGCCTCAAAAGTTCAGCAGAATGAAAAAGTAACGGCAAAAAGTGTTGATGTAAACCATGTAGAGGAACTGGCGGAAGCCTTAAAAGGAAATGATGCGGTGATCAGTACATTCAATGCAGGCTGGACCAATCCGAACCTGTATGATGATTTCCTGAACGGTTCCGTGAATATTGAAAAAGCCGTAGAACAGTCAGGGGTAAAAAGATTCATTACCGTTGGCGGGGCGGGCAGCCTATTTATTGACGGAAAGCAACTGGTGGACGGTCCGGATTTCCCTGCCGATATCAAGCCCGGGGCCACTGCCGCGAGAGATTACCTGAACAGAATTAAAGAAAACAATACATTGGACTGGACATTCTTCAGCCCGGCTATCGAAATGCATCCCGGAACGGCAGGCGTAAGGACAGGAAGCTACAGAACGGCTCTTGAAAATCCGGTATTTGATGAAAACGGACGAAGTGTGCTTTCCGTAGAAGATGTTGCCGTAGTCTTGGTTGATGAACTGGAGCAGAATAATCACATCCGTGAGCGTTTTACAGCGGCTTACTGA
- the mqo gene encoding malate dehydrogenase (quinone), with protein sequence MSQSLTSRTPKPKYDVVLIGGGIMSATLATLLHEFNPDLDIAIFERLGRFAKESTAAWNNAGTGHSAFCELNYTPEKPDGTIDISKAESIAEQFEISKQFWSYLITKGYIQEPRDFINSCPHMSLVFGEKDAEYLKKRHDKMSGSALFKGMEFSTDHEKLKEWIPLVMGKRNPSEIMAATKMDLGTDVNFGALTRKMGRHLLEDSNVEVFLYHEVKDIDPKEDGTWEMKVKDRIHNHKQEVRADFVFIGAGGYALPLLESSDIKESEGYGGFPVSGQWLVTHNQELVEKHQAKVYTQATVDAPPMSVPHLDLRIIDGQKALLFGPFAGFSTKFLKEGSYLDLPESVNTKNLKSLFGAWWHNIPLTKYLVQQVAMTKAQRIQHLREFVKDAREEDWELKVAGQRVQIIKKDEKAGGKLEFGTEVVVNKSGTIASLLGASPGASTAVYAMLNVLEKCFPEKLNVEWKEKLLEMIPSYGQKLSANPELTEKVRDYTKEKLKLEY encoded by the coding sequence ATGTCACAATCGCTTACAAGCAGAACGCCGAAACCGAAATACGACGTTGTCCTTATCGGTGGCGGGATCATGAGTGCCACCTTAGCTACTTTATTGCATGAATTTAATCCGGATCTGGATATTGCCATATTTGAAAGACTGGGCAGGTTTGCCAAAGAAAGCACCGCAGCCTGGAACAATGCAGGAACAGGGCATTCTGCATTTTGTGAACTCAATTATACGCCTGAAAAACCTGACGGAACCATAGATATCTCCAAAGCGGAAAGTATTGCGGAACAGTTTGAGATCTCCAAACAGTTCTGGTCTTATCTGATTACCAAAGGATACATTCAGGAGCCCAGAGACTTTATCAATTCCTGTCCGCACATGAGCCTGGTATTCGGTGAAAAAGATGCTGAATATTTAAAAAAGCGTCATGATAAGATGTCGGGTTCCGCTCTGTTCAAAGGAATGGAGTTTTCTACGGACCATGAAAAACTGAAAGAATGGATTCCTTTGGTCATGGGCAAAAGAAATCCTTCAGAAATTATGGCGGCTACGAAAATGGACTTGGGAACAGACGTCAATTTCGGGGCCCTCACCAGAAAAATGGGCAGGCATCTGCTGGAAGATTCCAATGTTGAGGTTTTCCTTTACCATGAAGTGAAAGACATCGATCCCAAAGAAGACGGAACCTGGGAAATGAAAGTGAAAGACAGGATCCACAACCATAAACAGGAAGTAAGAGCAGACTTCGTTTTCATCGGTGCAGGCGGATATGCGCTGCCGTTGCTGGAAAGTTCCGATATCAAAGAAAGCGAGGGGTACGGCGGATTTCCGGTTTCCGGGCAATGGCTGGTAACCCATAATCAGGAATTGGTGGAGAAGCATCAGGCAAAAGTCTATACCCAGGCCACTGTTGACGCACCGCCTATGTCTGTCCCTCATTTGGATTTAAGGATTATTGACGGTCAGAAAGCCTTGCTGTTCGGACCTTTCGCAGGGTTTTCAACAAAATTCCTTAAAGAAGGAAGCTATCTTGACCTTCCTGAAAGCGTCAATACCAAAAACCTGAAATCTTTATTCGGGGCATGGTGGCATAATATTCCGCTGACAAAATATCTGGTTCAGCAGGTAGCAATGACCAAAGCACAGAGGATACAGCATCTCAGGGAATTTGTTAAAGATGCCAGAGAAGAGGATTGGGAACTGAAAGTGGCAGGACAGAGAGTTCAGATCATCAAAAAAGACGAAAAAGCAGGCGGCAAACTAGAGTTCGGTACTGAAGTGGTGGTCAATAAGTCCGGAACCATCGCTTCTCTGTTAGGCGCTTCTCCCGGCGCATCTACGGCAGTGTATGCCATGCTGAATGTCCTTGAAAAATGCTTTCCTGAAAAACTGAACGTAGAATGGAAAGAAAAATTACTGGAGATGATCCCTTCCTACGGCCAGAAGCTTTCCGCAAATCCGGAGCTTACCGAAAAAGTGAGGGATTATACCAAAGAAAAGTTAAAACTTGAATACTAA